The Gemella massiliensis DNA segment TCTTTGTTTAATCCTAAAATATTTAACAAAGTATATGCTGCTAAGATATTGTAAATATTATAATCCCCGGCTAATTTCGTAGAGAAACTGTCTTCATTATTTACACTTAATGAAATAAAAGGTTTTAACTCAGCATAAGTTACTGTATAATCAGGATTAGGACGTGAAAATCCACAATTTGGACATTCATAATATCCAAGCTGACTATAATGAATATAACTATAAGTTAACTCTGTTCCACAATTCGGACAAAATTTCGATTCAGAAATTCCATAATCTGAAAATTTATACGCATCTTTACTTATACCAAAATATATATTATTTTTTCCGTATTTAGCAAGTCTTGTTACAAAAGGATCATCACTATTCAAAATAAGTTGAACATTTTTACCTTCTAATTGCTCCCCTATTGTTGCTATTAAAGTATCAATTTCTCCAAAACGATCTATTTGATCTCTAAAAAAATTATTAATAACAAACCTTGTAGGTGTTATATACTCCATTACCCTTTTTATGGATCCTTCGTCTATTTCTATAATTGCTAACTTTGTATTATTATTTGACTGAACAGCAAATGTTGAAATAATTCCATCCAGCATATTAGCTCCCTCAAAGTTATTTACAAAATTTATTCCCGCTTTTTTTAACGTATGTCCTATTAAATTAGAAGTTGTCGTTTTACCGTTAGTACCTGTAACAAAAACTATTTCATCAAATTGTTTTGCTAGCTTTACTAAAATATTTTTGTCTAATTTTCTTAGTACTTTTCCCGGTAAATCTGTTCCTTTTTTCCCAACAAGTTTACTTGTATTTCTTGTTAATTTTGCTAAATTTTTATAAAATGATAGCATTGGTTCTCCTTAATCTACAAACTATTTAAAGACGTATCAAATTTATAGCCAATACCCCAAACAGTAGTTATCATTTGTGCTACTTTAGGGGAAATTTTAGCTATTTTTTTTCTAACCCTCTTTATATGTGTATCTACAGTTCTAAGATCCGTATAGAAATCATAATTCCAAACAGCTCTCAATATTTCATTTCTCCTAAATGCTTTATCCGGCGATTTCGCCAAAAACATCAGTAAGTCAAATTCTTTCGGTGTTAAAAATATCTCGGTATCATCTACGATAACTTTATGTGAATTAACATCAATTATCAATCCCGGGAAAACTAAGACATCTTTTGTATATAACTCCGGTGTATAAAATACACTTCTTTTTGTTCTCTGTAGAATAGCATTCACCCTTAACATAAGTTCTCTTGGACTGAACGGTTTTATCACATAATCATCAGCACCAAGCTCAAAACCTTCCACTCTACTTTGCTCATCAGCTTGTGCTGACATAATTATTACCGGAGTGGCTTTCGTTTTTCTAAGTTCGGTTAATATAGTTTTCCCATTAAGCATTGGTAAATGAACGTCTAATAAAACACAAGAATAATCCATATATTTTAATCTTTCAAGTCCATCCTGCCCATTATCAGCCTCAT contains these protein-coding regions:
- a CDS encoding Mur ligase family protein; its protein translation is MLSFYKNLAKLTRNTSKLVGKKGTDLPGKVLRKLDKNILVKLAKQFDEIVFVTGTNGKTTTSNLIGHTLKKAGINFVNNFEGANMLDGIISTFAVQSNNNTKLAIIEIDEGSIKRVMEYITPTRFVINNFFRDQIDRFGEIDTLIATIGEQLEGKNVQLILNSDDPFVTRLAKYGKNNIYFGISKDAYKFSDYGISESKFCPNCGTELTYSYIHYSQLGYYECPNCGFSRPNPDYTVTYAELKPFISLSVNNEDSFSTKLAGDYNIYNILAAYTLLNILGLNKEKIKKGLESYTSKNGRMQSIEITGKTTALLNLAKNPAGLNASLAIGKTIDMRINYLLILNDNGADGFDISWIWDTDFNILASQNINNIICSGKRAKELALRLKYSEINANIVVLENIKEAVARLKKYSEKYSIVIPNYTALIETQKELEN
- a CDS encoding response regulator transcription factor, giving the protein MAERILIVDDEERIRKLLVMYLEKEGYIVDEADNGQDGLERLKYMDYSCVLLDVHLPMLNGKTILTELRKTKATPVIIMSAQADEQSRVEGFELGADDYVIKPFSPRELMLRVNAILQRTKRSVFYTPELYTKDVLVFPGLIIDVNSHKVIVDDTEIFLTPKEFDLLMFLAKSPDKAFRRNEILRAVWNYDFYTDLRTVDTHIKRVRKKIAKISPKVAQMITTVWGIGYKFDTSLNSL